In one window of Ruminococcus albus AD2013 DNA:
- a CDS encoding ABC transporter permease, whose amino-acid sequence MAQKYLEKINKASTAEYRNRRKIRLMILIITVAAALFEVTDFSVRSYKEYNSSNNLIFPHYEGFFGLFLMFVAASFGAFAVYGVFSDLTNKQTADVQLSLPMSAKDRYYSKLLAVAKLHILPLLGAGIFVTIAGAIKGHVIMGQCISYLLQLHCVILAEALFVDAICIFCMSCCGAKAEGVYTSIITGLCASMTPFLVFNFTIERFSGVNLGGDESGKYFASFGALVGMCISDTGVFDTTAERITVLIINILLSCLLIFVTFFIYRKRDGRHVGKPMVYDLFMELFMFTGLFTLFTMFSYISSWGIGLTIALIIYLVIRIVAARAKITPKLFAVWLLKFGASFAVFVAIMAAGYFTGGFGHYKLRNDKIKYDTSRMQIHTTLDDGYSVENRLFEKSYYIDENTDPDGRSAGNISRAEADEKLHQINAFLDKYYTLENRNFDDFMDMMFRQNIFYYDDDDDSTSEGSVNVYISVSDVNDLKYSYSDVRSNNFEVSFDIPAEKYEDFLKEAQEILPETDDGYDRYYY is encoded by the coding sequence GCAACAGGCGCAAGATAAGGCTGATGATACTGATAATCACTGTGGCGGCGGCTTTGTTTGAGGTCACCGATTTCTCTGTGAGATCATACAAAGAGTACAACAGCAGCAATAACTTGATATTTCCGCATTATGAAGGCTTTTTCGGACTTTTCCTGATGTTCGTTGCAGCGTCCTTCGGTGCATTTGCGGTCTATGGAGTTTTCAGCGACCTCACCAACAAGCAGACTGCGGACGTTCAGCTCTCACTTCCCATGAGTGCTAAGGACAGATACTATTCCAAACTTCTGGCAGTAGCAAAGCTGCATATACTGCCTTTGCTTGGTGCGGGTATATTCGTTACCATAGCAGGTGCGATAAAGGGCCACGTGATAATGGGTCAATGTATATCGTATCTGTTACAGCTGCACTGTGTGATACTGGCTGAGGCACTGTTCGTTGATGCGATATGCATATTCTGCATGAGCTGCTGCGGCGCTAAGGCAGAGGGTGTATACACCTCGATCATAACAGGACTTTGTGCGAGCATGACCCCGTTTTTGGTATTCAATTTCACGATAGAAAGATTTTCGGGCGTAAATCTGGGCGGCGATGAAAGCGGAAAATATTTTGCATCCTTCGGCGCACTGGTAGGAATGTGCATATCTGATACGGGGGTATTTGATACAACGGCTGAGCGTATAACCGTTCTGATTATCAATATTTTACTCAGCTGTCTGCTGATATTTGTCACATTCTTTATTTACCGCAAGCGTGACGGAAGACATGTCGGCAAGCCTATGGTATATGACCTGTTCATGGAGCTTTTCATGTTCACGGGTCTGTTCACACTGTTTACCATGTTCTCGTATATCAGCTCATGGGGCATAGGTCTTACAATTGCCCTGATAATTTACCTTGTTATAAGGATAGTTGCGGCAAGGGCAAAGATCACTCCGAAACTCTTTGCTGTATGGCTGTTGAAGTTCGGTGCGAGCTTCGCAGTATTCGTTGCGATAATGGCGGCGGGCTATTTCACAGGCGGCTTTGGTCATTATAAGCTCCGCAATGATAAGATAAAGTACGATACATCAAGGATGCAGATACACACTACGCTGGATGACGGATATTCTGTAGAAAACCGCTTGTTTGAGAAAAGCTATTATATCGATGAAAACACTGATCCTGACGGCAGATCTGCAGGAAATATAAGCAGAGCTGAAGCTGATGAAAAGCTTCATCAGATAAACGCCTTTTTGGATAAATATTATACTCTCGAAAACAGAAATTTTGATGATTTCATGGATATGATGTTCAGGCAAAACATATTCTACTACGATGATGATGATGATTCAACAAGTGAAGGTTCAGTAAATGTCTATATTTCTGTTTCAGATGTGAATGATCTGAAGTATTCCTATTCAGACGTCAGGTCGAATAATTTTGAGGTATCATTCGATATCCCTGCAGAAAAGTATGAAGACTTCCTGAAAGAAGCACAGGAGATCCTGCCCGAAACAGATGATGGCTACGATCGTTATTATTACTAA